In Verrucomicrobiia bacterium, the genomic stretch GCCGACCACACGCCGCGTTCCTTTGATATTCCCTGGATGACAATGGATTTCACGAAAGCTCGGGAATTCTGGGGTTGGAAACCTCACACTTCTCTGATGGCGTTGTTTGAGGAGCTGGCTCAACACGCCGAAGCCAATCCCAACTGGCTCGAAATCTCCGCAGACCGGTGAATGCGCCCGCGATGAAACAAATCGTGATGTTGCAGGGCATGGGCAACAACGAGCGCGGCTGGGCACGGCTGGTATCGAAGTTCGGACGAGTGGTGATGATTCAGCAAGGGATGATCCAGCACGTCGAGATTTGGGAACAGGAGGAGCTGGTTTATGACGGGCCCGAGGAGAACCTGATGGCGTCAAGGAAATGGGATGAAAGGTTGTTTTCGTTGCTCACAGTAATGCGCTCCCTCCGCAGCGTGCGCCGGTTTTCCAGTGCTGGCAAAATCGATGTCGTGATCGCGCCCAACTATAACATGGGCTTGGCGGCTCTTCTCCTGAAACGATCTGGAAAGGCGCGCAAGGTCATCGTGTGGTTGTCCGACCACCTGCCGCCTCGAGGTTCCCTGGCCGTCAGAGTTCACCGAAGGATCACAGGCGCGCTCAATCGATATGTGTGCCGTCGAGCTGATGAAGTCTGGACGGTCTCCCCACGAATTCCGGCCGCAGCAGTCAATCCCCGAAATTTCGTAGTTCCTATTTGCATCAATGACAATCAAACGCCTTCGGGACCACGAAATGAGATCGGCTACATCGGCATCCCGACCGCGGATCATGCCTTGGAACTGCTATTCGAGGTCGGGCGCAAACATGGTTTCCGAATCAACATCATCGGGCACTCGAATTACCTGGAATCGATTCGGCACCTTGCGCCTGAGGGAACCGTGTTTCATGGATTGTTGAACGATCAGAATCGCATAAACGCGGTCCTCTCGCGTTGTTTTTGCGGCTATGCGGTTTATCGGAACACGGGGCCTGACAGCTACAGCTATTTCGGAATTCCTTCCAAGGCATTTGCATTTCTGAGCAGCAATACGCCCGTGGTCACAACCAACACCGCACATTTTACGCGCACGCTCGCGGATGCCGGCGTCGGGCATGTGGTGGAGCCTTCGCCGTCGGAAGTCGAATTTGCGATCCTTGATATCCAGCGCAAGTTTTCGCAGTTTACGGAATCGATAGTGCGATTTCGTGAACGATGGAATCGAAATGCAGAACAGTTTCATCGCGAACGGCTGTCCGCAGTGCTTGGCGAAAGTGAGCCTCTGTTTCGAGGAGACCTCGCCGTATGAGCATTCGATTCGCTTTTTTATCCTTTCACACGGGCGCGTATGACCGCGGTTGCATGTCCGAACCAAGCGAAAATCTATGAGCCAGCGTTTGATTCAAAATATCCGCAACGCTGTCCGGGAAGGGCATCGAATGCACGGGATTGCGTTTCCATGGGTCGCGGCGACCCGCGCAGGATCCTACGGGTGGCGGCGGGTCTTCGGAAAGAAAACCTTCTCCATTGGCGGCCGCACCTGCCGTTATGAAGTGCATCCTTTCATCCTCAACAATGAGCGAGCGGTGGAAATTGGAATAGCCCGGCAATTTCTTGCCGGCAGGAAGGGCAACATCCTCGAAGTTGGAAACGTGCTTTCAGCCTACATGACATTTCACCACGATGTCGTCGATAAGTATGAGCGCGCGCCTGGGGTAATTAATGAGGACATCGTCACGTATCGTCCTGCCAAGCGTTACGACGCCATTGTGTCATTGTCCACGTTGGAGCATGTGGGATGGGATGAGCATCCGAAGGAGCCCGCGAAAATCGAAAGGGCGATTGAGAACTTGCGGTCTTTGCTCGCACCAGGAGGGGAACTGCTCGTCACAATGCCGCTCGGCTACAACCTGCACCTCGATGACCTTGTTCGAAACCAGCGGACGGGCCTCTCGGAAGTGCGATTCATGAAACGCTTCAGCAAGAACAACACCTGGCGGGAGGCGCAATACAGCGAAGTGGCTGGAGCCGTTTACGGACATCCCTTTCCGTGCGGAAACGCGATCGTCGTCGGCTGGCTGCGTTGATCGGAGCGCATGTTCCGCAGGAAAATAATTCTCTTGTGATAGATTTTTCGCGTTGGCATTGATGAGTACAGGCGTGACAACCTTTCGAATGCTAAAACCTTCCGAGCAGAAAGAGCGCAGAAGCTCGATCGTCTCTTTTTCGATGGCACCAGATGCTTATGCGTAGCAAATCTGGCTTGATCCTGGACTTGCTGCGGCTGCGTTATGATCCAAACCAGATCGTGGTGAAGCTCGCCCTGCGGGACGCTCTGCGTAGTTGCAAGGATGTGCTCGATGTCGGGTGCGGCCATTCAAGCAGTTTGCGATTGTTTGGCGTACCACGGTGTGTGGGGATCGATGGCTATTTGCCATCGGTTGAAGAAGCCAGGCGCAAGGGAACTCACGATGAAGTGTTTCACGGCAGCGTCACCGAACTTGGCAAGGCCTTTGAACCGAAAAGTTTCGATGCGTGCATAGCCATAGATGTCATCGAGCATTTGACCAAGGCGGACGGCCTGCAATTGATTAACGACATGGAGCGGCTGGCGCGTAAGCGCGTGATCTTTTTCACGCCGAACGGCTTCCTGCCACAGCGGCACATCTCCAATGACGACCTCCAGGAGCATCTGTCGGGATGGGAACCGGAGGAAATGGCGCGCCGTGGCTTCGAAGTCCGCGGTTTGTTGGGTCCAAAAACCCTGCGTGGTGAGCATCATTCGCTGAGGAAAAAGCCGGCCGTGTTCTGGGGATTGGTTTCATTCGCGGGACAGCCGCTTGTCTGGCGCAAGCCACGCCGGGCCGCTGCGATCTTGTGTGTCAAAAAGCTCGCCCCGTAATCCATGCCCACGATGCGGTTGATGACCTTTTCATTGTCTTTTGCTTCTTGTGTCACCCGCTGAAACGCCCCATGCTGCGGCGGTCGGCTTTAGCCGAACTGGCCACATGGTCAAACGATCATGCGGCCTGTTTAATTTGAAACCCGGAAGCTGAGATTCGAAGTTCCCGCAATGACCGAACCCGCGATTACCCCTGAGCTGGTCGCCAAACATAACCTGACTGCGGAAGAATACGCGCACGCCAGGGAAATCCTCGGCGGCCGCGAACCCAGCTACACCGAGCTCGGCATTTTCTCGGTCATGTGGAGCGAGCATTGCAGCTACAAAAACACACGGCCGCTCCTTAAAACGTTCCCCACCAAATCACCGAAAATCCTCGTGGGCGCCGGCGAGGAAAACGCGGGCATCATTGACATCGGGGACGGCCTGGCGATCGCGTTCAAGATAGAATCCCATAATCACCCAAGCGCGGTGGAGCCGTTCCAGGGAGCTGCAACGGGCGTTGGCGGAATCGTTCGCGATATTTTCACGATGGGCGCCCGTCCGGTTTGCGCGGTGAACTCGCTGCGGTTTGGCCCCATTACGGATTCAGGCGAGCAGGCCAGTTCGGCGACCGCGAACAATCGACGCCTATTCGCAGGCGTGGTTGCGGGCATTGCGCACTACGGGAATTGTTTTGGAATCCCGACCATCGCTGGCGAGGTGTATTTCGACAAGAGTTACGAGGGCAATCCGCTCGTCAATGCGTTCTGCCTGGGTGTGTTGCGCCACGACCAGATCGCCCGCGGCGCGGCCAAAGGCATTGGCAATCCCGTGTTTTATGTCGGCCCTGCGACTGGCCGCGATGGATTGGCGGGTGCCGCATTTGCCTCGCAGGACCTGACTGAGGAATCAGCGGAGCAACAGCGCGGCGCGGTGCAGGTGGGTGATCCGTTCATGGAAAAGCTGGTGTGCGAAGCGTGCCTCGAGCTTCTCGCCACGGGAGCGGTCGCTGGAATTCAGGACATGGGCGCCGCGGGCCTGACCTGTTCCACTTGCGAAACCGCGGCGCGTGCGGGGACCGGGATCGAGATTGAACTCGACAAGGTTCCTCAGCGGGCGCCGAACATGAGCAGCTACGAAATCATGCTTTCTGAATCGCAAGAACGCATGCTCATCATTGTGCACAAGGGCCGCGAAGAGGAAGTTAAGCGCATCTTCGACAAATGGGATCTCCCCTGGTCCGAGGTTGGCACTGTCACCGACACTGGCCGCATGGTCGTGAAGCATCACGGCCGGGTCGTTGCCGATATTCCGGCCAAGAAAATCGCGGACGAATCACCCGTGTATCATCGCGATGCGCAGGAGCCAGCGTATTTGAAAGCGGTGCGCGCTTTCCGCCTCGACGGAATTGCCGATACGCAGGAGCCGTTGGAGAACCTCAGAAAGCTCCTGGCCTGGCCGAGCATCGCTTCCAAGAATTGGGTTTATCGCCAATACGATCACATGGTGCGGGATGGCTCCGTTGTTGGGCCGGGTAGTGACGCGGCGGTGATTCGCATCAAGGGCGATTCCCTCCCCGAGTCGTGCAACGGCAAAACGGTTCCCGAAAAGCTTGTTGCCATGTCGGTCGATTGCAACGGCGTTTACGTGTATCTGGATCCCTATGAGGGGGGAAAGATTGCTGTCGCCGAGGCTTGCCGGAATCTGGCGTGCTCGGGCGCAATTCCGCTGGGCGCGACTGATAACCTCAACATGGCGAACCCGCACAAGCCGGAACTCTTCTGGCAGATCAAGGAAAGCGTTCGCGGGCTGGCGGAGGGATGTCGCGCGTTCAATGCACCCGTCACAGGCGGCAATTGCTCCCTCTATAATCAAAATCCTTCCGGCCCCATCGATCCGACGCCGACCGTTGCGGTGGTCGGACTCATCGAAAAGCCGGAATACGTCACGACCCAGTGGTTCAAGGACGAGGGTGATGCGGTCATTCTCCTTGGCCAAGCGTTGGACTCGGCTGATCCGCTGCAAGGACTGGGAGGGAGCGCGTACCTCCAGGTCATTCACGCGACGAAGAACGGAACACCGCCGAGGTGCGATCTGGACCGGGAAAAGGAAGTGCACCTTGCACTCCGCGCATTGATCCAATCCGGAGCTGTGAAGAGCGCCCATGATTGCAGCGATGGCGGCCTCGCGGTTGCGCTCGCTGAGGGTTGTATCTCACAGCAAATTGCGCGCGATACGCCGCGGCTCATCGGGGCCACCATCGATCTTTCCGAAATCGCCGCGGCAACGGATAAGGCCGGCACTCGCTCGAGAATCGACGCCCTGCTCTTTGGCGAGACCCAAGGCCGCATCGTCATTTCCACTTCGGCCGTGAACGCGGGCAAGGTGCTCGCGCAGGCGAAGATTCTTGGCGTCCCAGCGTGGAGGATCGGAACCGTGGGCGGTGCCGAATTGCAAATCAAAGCACGTGAGTTAACGTTGTCAGGCGAATTGCGCGACCTGCACGACCTCTGGTGGAATGCTATTGCGCGCGCGATGAGCAGTTAATGCAGTATCATCCCAAACATTATTGTGGCGTCTTCGGGATTTTCGGCCATCCGAACGCGGCAGAGTTGACCTACTACGGGCTCTACGCACTCCAGCACCGCGGCCAGGAAAGCGCTGGGATTGTATCGTCGGATGGCAGGACGTTCCGCGTCCACCGGGGCATGGGACTGGTGCCGCAGATTTTCAATGGCGAAATCCTGCACGGGCTTGTTGGCACGATGGCGATTGGCCATACGCGATACTCGACAACCGGATCATCGCACCTGCGCAACGCGCAACCCTTGACGGTTGATTGTGCGCGAGGACAGATCGCGATCGCACATAACGGCAACCTCACGAACGCGGCACAATTGCGGGAGGAGCTTGAGGCGCGAGGTTCCATTTTTCAAACCACAGTGGACAGCGAGATCATTCTGCACCTGATGGCGCAGCCGAGCTTCAATGGAGGCGGCAATCATCTCGTGCACGCCGTTCGCCAGATAGAGGGCGCCTACTCACTCGTGATCATGACCGAGACGGAAATGATCGGCGTGCGCGACCCGCATGGCTTTCGTCCGCTGTGCCTCGGCAAACTCGACGACGCGTGGGTGCTCGCGAGCGAAACGTGCGCGCTCGACCTGATCCATGCGAAATTCGTCCGCGATGTTGAACCCGGCGAAGTGGTTATCATCAACGAGCAAGGGCTCACCTCCATCCAGGCTTTTCCGGAACATGAACGCCGCGCGTTTTGCATTTTCGAGTATGTCTACTTCGCGCGGCCTGACAGCACGATTGCCAACCGCAATGTGTATCGTGTCCGTGTCGAAATGGGACGCCAGCTCGCCCGCGAAAATCCGATCGAGGCGGATCTTGTCGTCCCGGTTCCCGACAGCGGCAACTGCGCCGCCCTGGGATACTCGCTCGAATCGGGGATTCCCTACGAGATGGCGTTTGTGAGGAACCATTATGTCGGCCGCAGCTTCCTGCAGCCGTCACAGTTAATCCGGGACTTTGCGGTTCGCGTTAAGCTGAACCTCATTGGCGAACTCGTGAAGGGCAAGCGGGTCATTGTTGTTGACGATTCGATTGTTCGCGGCACGACCTGCAAGACTCGCGTGAACAGCCTCAAGCAGGCCGGGGCAAAGGAAGTGCACGTGCTCGTCAGCTGTCCGCCTCACATGAATCCGTGCGTATATGGCATTGATTTCCCGGATCGCAGCAAGCTGATGGCAGCGAACTATTCCATCGAGGACATTCGCAAGTATCTCAATGCGGATTCGCTGCACTATTTATCGCAGGACGGAATGGTGCAGGCCACGGGGCTGCCTCGAACGAACTTCTGCATGGCATGCTATGACGGCGATTACCCGGTGAAGTACGACCCATCCGTCGACAAGCATATCATCGAACGCCGCAATGGCCGCGTCACGAGCCTGTCGGAATCGCTGGCCAAAGATCGCGCCCAGATCCGGCTTCTATAACGTGTGCTGCGGACCCGTGTGGCTTCGGGGCGCATTCGAATCGAGCGCACCTGCTTGACCGCACTTGGGCCACTGTTACACTCCTCAGCGATCAAATGAGATTCTCGCTAGCACTTCTCCTGGCCGCCCTGCCTTTGTGCAGCCGCGCTCAACCTGCCGCGCCGCAACCGCAGCTTGCTGGCGGGATCAAGGTGATCGTCCACGACTCGCTGGTCACGTACCAGCAGGTGGAGGAGGCCACGGCGCCGTTCATTGACGATTTGAGGCGGCAGTTCCGCAACGACCCGCAAGGGTTTCAAAAGCGGCTTGTGGAAGTGCTCGATGAAAACACTGAGGCGCTTGTCCAGCGCGAGCTCATTCTCCACGAGTTTGAATCCGCGGGCTACAACCTTCCTGAAAGCGTGATTGACGACTACGTGCAGCAACGCATTCGCAGCCGCTACGGGAACCGCGCCACGCTTACGCGAACGCTTCAGGCGGAAGGAATCACATTCGAAAAGTTTCGTCAGCAGATTCGAGATCAATTCATCGTGGAGCAGATGCGCCTGAAGAACGTTGCTGATGCCACGATGATCTCGCCACACAAGATTGAGCTGTATTACCTCTCGCACACGAATGAGTTCAAGGTGGAGGAACAGGTCAAGCTGCGGATGATCATCCTCAACAAGCCGGCAGGCGAAACCGAGCAGGCCAGAAAGCTTGCCGATGAAATCGTGGTGAAGTTGAACGAAGGCGCTTCGTTCGCGGAAATGGCGTCGCTGTATTCGCAGGACGCCCGGCGAAATCAGGGCGGCGCTTGGGATTGGGTGGAACGCTCGGTCCTGCGCAAGGAACTGGCCGATGCCGCATTCTCATTGCGGGCTGGCCAGCGCAGCGAAATCATTGAAACGCCGGAAGCTTGCTATTTGATGCTCGTGGAAGACCGGCGCTCTGCGCATATCCGTCCGTTGAACGACGTCCGCGAAACAATTGAGAAGACGCTCATTGCCGAGCAACGTGATCGCGTTCAGAGGCAATGGCACGATCGCCTCAAGAAGAAGACCTTCGTTCGCTACTTCCAGTAAGGCGATGAGAATCGGCATCTCGCTGGGCGACGTCACAGGCATTGGGCCGGAAGTCACCCTCAAGGCGCTGGCCGAGGAATTGCCGCGTGACAGCGCCAGCTACCTGATCGTCGGCGATACCGCTGTTGTCAGCCGGTTGAATGACGTCCTCAAGACCGGCATTGACCTTGGCAATGTCCCCCTGGCCGGAACCATTCCGCGCGTTGCGATTCATGATCCCGTTGCTGAACCTTTACCTGAACACTTGACGCCGGGAGCAGCCGCGGCCGCAACAGCCGCAATCGCATGGGTTCGTCATGCAGGGGAACTTTGTCTGCGAGGCGAACTCGACGGCATGGTGACTGCGCCAGTCAACAAGGAGGCGATCATCCGGGCAGGAATTAACTTCGTCGGACAGACCGAATATCTTTCGAATCTCGCGGGCGTGCAGAACACCGTCATGATGTTGCTGGGCCACGATGACCGCGGGAGATGGCTGCGGGTGGCGTTGGTTACGACGCATCTCGCCATAAGGAACGTGGCTCAGGCGATCACGCAGGCAAAGGTGGAATTGGCAATCGACCGCGCGTCTGCGGCGTGCCGCGACCTCGGCCTGCCGCGCGCGCGAGTCGCCGTTTGCGGCTTAAACCCGCATGCGGGGGAAGGTGGGAAAATCGGCGACGAAGAACTCCTTGTTGTCGGGCCCGCGGTGGCAGCGTGCCGGGCTCGTGGCTTGGACGTCGTGGGCCCGGTCAGTGCCGACACATTGTTCCATGGAGCGTTGAAAGGAAACTGCGATGCGGTGGTCGCAATGTATCACGACCAGGGCCTTGCACCCTTGAAGATGGTTGCATTCGACAGCGGTGTGAACTGGACCTTGGGATTGCCATTCGTGCGCACGTCACCCGACCACGGCACAGCCTATGATATCGCGGGCAGGGGCATTGCGGAACCATCCAGCATGGTTGCCGCGATTCGGCTGGCGAAGCAGCTGGCAGCAGTGAGGCGGGGATGAAGCGAACAGGTCAACCCTGCGCTGCGCCGCGAATTTGTCCGCGCGTGACTCCGAGTTGATTCATCACTTTCAAATCGCGCCACAACTGCGATCCAGTGATTTCACCCCTCAACAACTGCCGATACCTCCCAATCGTTTGCCGAACTTCCCCGGGACTTTCATTCAGAAATTCGATCCGGAACTTGCGAAGCCCGAGCGCCAGCATTTTATCGACATACTCGGCCCCCGTTTGCGCCATCGCGTTGAACACTGTATTGCGGCAACCCACATCGGCCTTCAGCGGATGTTCTGCTCCGACCCGATCGCGCAGTTTGACGTCGTGGACGTCACATGGCCGACCGCAGTTGTGATAATCGGTTCCTGCGGACAGGAACGCGCAGAAGACGCAGTGCTCCATGTGAAACATCGGCATGTGCTGGTGGATTGTGACTTCCAACCATTCGGGCGGACACGACTCCAACAATGCTTCCAGTTGCGCGTAGTTCAGATCGTAGGAGGCGGTGACGCGTTCGAGGTTAAAACGGTTCTTAAAATAATCCGCGGCAAGGTGATTCGCCACGTTCAGCGAAAAGTCGCCGACGAGCGGCTTGCCGGCAAAGAACTTCAAGTGGTCGTAGTTCCGGACAAGATAACCATCCGCGTTGCTGGAACGCACCTGCTCGAGCGTCCATTCTTCCCCGGTTTTGAAAATTCGAGGCGGCGCCACGAAGATCGCAGGGTGAGGTTCCCTGCTCGATGAAGCGCATCCATGCGCCGTGTGAAAGAGGGTCACGGCGTCGCGATACTTTTTGGGATTCTCGAAGTCGCAATAAACAATGCGCGTCCCGCACTCAAGCGCGATTTCCAATTGCTCTAAATTTCGAACGAGAACAACCAGGTCAGCCGAGCTGCGCGCGGTGTCTGCAGGCCGTGAAGGGGCGTCTCCAGGAATTCGGGCAGGATTGAGCTGCCATCGTTTGGGTTGCGCGCGAAGCCGATCCAACTCGCTCACGAGGTCGCGGCGAAGCCGATTCAGTTCGCTGACCGGCAGCATGACATTGCCATGAACAAGGTTTTGCAACTCGCCCAATAGAAAGGGTGTGCCGCCCAGGCGGCCAAGTTGGTCGCGCAGGCGCTGGACGCTCAGGGGCTGTTTCTCCGCCGCAACCAGCGGCATCGTAGATTCAACCTGCGCCGTGTTTCCGAGTTCATCCCGCGCGACCAGCGTCAGTGGCTTGCCCGCGACGCCATGAACATCAATGTGAATGGGTCGCTGGAATTGTGGTGTCTCGCCAGCAAATGTCTGTCGAACCTGGCGGTCCAGCTCCGGGTCGCTCGTCTTCCACACCTTGTCCCCCACATGCACACGGTCGAACTGAATTGCGCCATGGCCGAACCGAAGTTCAACCTCGCTTCGGTTCCCGGCCTTTGAGTTTCGGAGCTCGAAGACGCGTCCTCCTTCCTCCCTTTCCTCAGGATGACCGCCATCGAACACAATGCCATCGCCCGCCTTCAATGGGCCGTCCAGTTGCAGCACAACGCCGTCGCGCAGCACTCGAATGACACTGCCCAGGAAGACGCCGCGTTTCTTCCCAAACCTTGCATGGACGAGTTTCTGATTATTGATTCCGCCAAACCACCCTGTGTACAAGCCCCGGCTGAACGCCATCTCAACCGCGTATTGCCGTTCCTTGCCTGGTCGTTGTGGAGATACGCCTCCGGGGTTTGACGAACCGCGCAACTCTTCCAGCGTCTCGCGATACGTGCGAGTGATCGCCGCGACGTATTCGGGTGATTTGAGGCGGCCCTCGATTTTGAGGGAGGCGACGCCCGCGCGGACCAGATCGGGAAGCACGTTCAACCCCGCGAGATCCTGGGGACTCAGCAAATACTTGCGATCGCCGAGCGGCACCGTTTTTCCATCTGAAACAAGTTCATACGGCATGCGGCAGGCCTGCGCGCATTCACCGCGGTTCGCAGATCGGCCGCCCAGCGCTTCGCTGGTGAGGCATTGGCCGGAATAGGCAACGCACAATGCACCATGCACGAACACTTCAAGGGGAAGAGAAGCATTGGCGCCTGCTAACGTGGATTGGATCCGCTCGATCTCCTTGATGGAGCATTCGCGTGCGAGCACGACGAGCTCGCAACCCAGTTCCCGCGCGAACTGAACTCCGGCTGCGCTGGTAATCGTCATCTGCGTCGACGCGTGAATCGGAAAGTCGGGCGACAACTCCCGGATCAAGCGGCAGATGCCAACGTCCTGGACGATTGCGGCGTCCACCCCGGAAGCGATGATGCAGCGAAGATATCTCTCGGCATCTGTGAGTTCGTTCTCGAACACCAGGGTGTTGACTGTGACGTAACCCCGCACACCGCGGCGGTGGAGAAACTCCATGAGCTTGGGAAGATCAGCCTCCGTGAAGTTTTGGGCGCGCATCCTCGCGTTGAACTTGTCGAGACCAAAGTAAATGGCGTCCGCGCCATTCTCGACCGCGGCCTTGGCGCATTCCCAATCCCCCGCCGGTGCCAGCAATTCAGGCAGGGCGAAGGCGCCCCCAACGCTGGGTTGCGGGTTTTGACCCGTGGCTGGGCTGGCGTTCATGGGGGGAACCTAACAGCGTTTTCCGCACGAAACAAAAAGTTTAGGACCTTGCTGAGGGTTCAAAAATCGGGCAACGCTCCTGCATGCGCGTGTTGATTATTGGCTGCGGGTACACGGGAATTGCGCTCGGACGCGAACTGGCTCAACGGGATCATTCTGTCTGCGGGGTGCGACGAAGCCGGTCGTCGGAAAAGGAACTCACGGACAATGGAATCCAACCGCTGTTCTGTGATGCAACGCAGTTGGCGGATTTGCAAACGCTTCCCCGGAAATGGGACTGGGTGGTGAATTGCATTGGAGCCGAACGCGGCACAAGCGAGGAGTATCGCCGCACATATTTGGAAAGCACACGCAATCTCCTTTCCTGGCTGGAGGCCGCGCCTCCGAAACGTTTCGTTTATACCAGCAGCACAAGTGTATACGGCCAGGAGGATGGCTCGTGGGTCAGCGAGACCGACCCAGCCGAGCCTGTATCTGAAGCCGGCCGAATCCTCATCGAAGCCGAAGACCTGCTCCGGAGGGCGTGGAATGCACGATTTTTTCCGGCGATCGTGCTGCGGCTTTCCGGGATCTATGGACCCGGCCGTGGATATTGGTTGAAGCAGTATCTCGCGGGCGAACCTTTCGATGAATCGTCAGACCGTTTCCTCAACATGGTTCATCTCACCGATGTGGTGGGCGCAATCATCGCAACGCTCGAGCGAGGCGTGGATGGGTCGACGGTGAATGTTTCCGATGACGAACCGGCCACGCAGCGAACGGTGTTCAGGTGGTTATCAGAAACATTGCCTCAGCCGCCGCAAAAGGCAGGCGTGCTAACCGGTCGTCGGCGCGCTGCCACAAACAAGCGGGTTTCGAATCGCAAACTTAAGGAGGAACTGCGCTATCCGTTGAAGTACGCTTCGTTCCGGGAAGGCTTCTCGGCCGAACTGCGGCGTCTTGGCAAGCTCTAGGGCAGCACAAATCCCGCGGTTGACGAGGGTGTTCCTGCTGTTA encodes the following:
- a CDS encoding glycosyltransferase, coding for MKQIVMLQGMGNNERGWARLVSKFGRVVMIQQGMIQHVEIWEQEELVYDGPEENLMASRKWDERLFSLLTVMRSLRSVRRFSSAGKIDVVIAPNYNMGLAALLLKRSGKARKVIVWLSDHLPPRGSLAVRVHRRITGALNRYVCRRADEVWTVSPRIPAAAVNPRNFVVPICINDNQTPSGPRNEIGYIGIPTADHALELLFEVGRKHGFRINIIGHSNYLESIRHLAPEGTVFHGLLNDQNRINAVLSRCFCGYAVYRNTGPDSYSYFGIPSKAFAFLSSNTPVVTTNTAHFTRTLADAGVGHVVEPSPSEVEFAILDIQRKFSQFTESIVRFRERWNRNAEQFHRERLSAVLGESEPLFRGDLAV
- the pdxA gene encoding 4-hydroxythreonine-4-phosphate dehydrogenase PdxA, which codes for MRIGISLGDVTGIGPEVTLKALAEELPRDSASYLIVGDTAVVSRLNDVLKTGIDLGNVPLAGTIPRVAIHDPVAEPLPEHLTPGAAAAATAAIAWVRHAGELCLRGELDGMVTAPVNKEAIIRAGINFVGQTEYLSNLAGVQNTVMMLLGHDDRGRWLRVALVTTHLAIRNVAQAITQAKVELAIDRASAACRDLGLPRARVAVCGLNPHAGEGGKIGDEELLVVGPAVAACRARGLDVVGPVSADTLFHGALKGNCDAVVAMYHDQGLAPLKMVAFDSGVNWTLGLPFVRTSPDHGTAYDIAGRGIAEPSSMVAAIRLAKQLAAVRRG
- a CDS encoding peptidylprolyl isomerase, with the translated sequence MRFSLALLLAALPLCSRAQPAAPQPQLAGGIKVIVHDSLVTYQQVEEATAPFIDDLRRQFRNDPQGFQKRLVEVLDENTEALVQRELILHEFESAGYNLPESVIDDYVQQRIRSRYGNRATLTRTLQAEGITFEKFRQQIRDQFIVEQMRLKNVADATMISPHKIELYYLSHTNEFKVEEQVKLRMIILNKPAGETEQARKLADEIVVKLNEGASFAEMASLYSQDARRNQGGAWDWVERSVLRKELADAAFSLRAGQRSEIIETPEACYLMLVEDRRSAHIRPLNDVRETIEKTLIAEQRDRVQRQWHDRLKKKTFVRYFQ
- the purL gene encoding phosphoribosylformylglycinamidine synthase subunit PurL, encoding MTEPAITPELVAKHNLTAEEYAHAREILGGREPSYTELGIFSVMWSEHCSYKNTRPLLKTFPTKSPKILVGAGEENAGIIDIGDGLAIAFKIESHNHPSAVEPFQGAATGVGGIVRDIFTMGARPVCAVNSLRFGPITDSGEQASSATANNRRLFAGVVAGIAHYGNCFGIPTIAGEVYFDKSYEGNPLVNAFCLGVLRHDQIARGAAKGIGNPVFYVGPATGRDGLAGAAFASQDLTEESAEQQRGAVQVGDPFMEKLVCEACLELLATGAVAGIQDMGAAGLTCSTCETAARAGTGIEIELDKVPQRAPNMSSYEIMLSESQERMLIIVHKGREEEVKRIFDKWDLPWSEVGTVTDTGRMVVKHHGRVVADIPAKKIADESPVYHRDAQEPAYLKAVRAFRLDGIADTQEPLENLRKLLAWPSIASKNWVYRQYDHMVRDGSVVGPGSDAAVIRIKGDSLPESCNGKTVPEKLVAMSVDCNGVYVYLDPYEGGKIAVAEACRNLACSGAIPLGATDNLNMANPHKPELFWQIKESVRGLAEGCRAFNAPVTGGNCSLYNQNPSGPIDPTPTVAVVGLIEKPEYVTTQWFKDEGDAVILLGQALDSADPLQGLGGSAYLQVIHATKNGTPPRCDLDREKEVHLALRALIQSGAVKSAHDCSDGGLAVALAEGCISQQIARDTPRLIGATIDLSEIAAATDKAGTRSRIDALLFGETQGRIVISTSAVNAGKVLAQAKILGVPAWRIGTVGGAELQIKARELTLSGELRDLHDLWWNAIARAMSS
- a CDS encoding methyltransferase domain-containing protein, whose translation is MSQRLIQNIRNAVREGHRMHGIAFPWVAATRAGSYGWRRVFGKKTFSIGGRTCRYEVHPFILNNERAVEIGIARQFLAGRKGNILEVGNVLSAYMTFHHDVVDKYERAPGVINEDIVTYRPAKRYDAIVSLSTLEHVGWDEHPKEPAKIERAIENLRSLLAPGGELLVTMPLGYNLHLDDLVRNQRTGLSEVRFMKRFSKNNTWREAQYSEVAGAVYGHPFPCGNAIVVGWLR
- a CDS encoding class I SAM-dependent methyltransferase, whose product is MKLALRDALRSCKDVLDVGCGHSSSLRLFGVPRCVGIDGYLPSVEEARRKGTHDEVFHGSVTELGKAFEPKSFDACIAIDVIEHLTKADGLQLINDMERLARKRVIFFTPNGFLPQRHISNDDLQEHLSGWEPEEMARRGFEVRGLLGPKTLRGEHHSLRKKPAVFWGLVSFAGQPLVWRKPRRAAAILCVKKLAP
- the purF gene encoding amidophosphoribosyltransferase, which gives rise to MQYHPKHYCGVFGIFGHPNAAELTYYGLYALQHRGQESAGIVSSDGRTFRVHRGMGLVPQIFNGEILHGLVGTMAIGHTRYSTTGSSHLRNAQPLTVDCARGQIAIAHNGNLTNAAQLREELEARGSIFQTTVDSEIILHLMAQPSFNGGGNHLVHAVRQIEGAYSLVIMTETEMIGVRDPHGFRPLCLGKLDDAWVLASETCALDLIHAKFVRDVEPGEVVIINEQGLTSIQAFPEHERRAFCIFEYVYFARPDSTIANRNVYRVRVEMGRQLARENPIEADLVVPVPDSGNCAALGYSLESGIPYEMAFVRNHYVGRSFLQPSQLIRDFAVRVKLNLIGELVKGKRVIVVDDSIVRGTTCKTRVNSLKQAGAKEVHVLVSCPPHMNPCVYGIDFPDRSKLMAANYSIEDIRKYLNADSLHYLSQDGMVQATGLPRTNFCMACYDGDYPVKYDPSVDKHIIERRNGRVTSLSESLAKDRAQIRLL